The Monomorium pharaonis isolate MP-MQ-018 chromosome 5, ASM1337386v2, whole genome shotgun sequence genome segment gaataaattttattaaaaattttagtaaaaataattcttgaatGTGTTTATGTTCTATAATTATCATGACTATGAtggtaaattctaagaaaaaaattctctgtatatataggattaaaaatttttatattcttacgtcctcttttcattaaatttttagaatttctgGTAAGAATCTctaatttctttagtttttttttgtgtgtgtgtttctctcaatgatatttattaataaagttttattgaaaatctatgACTatctatgaaaaattttgattaaccAAATCATTACATCTTTGTACTATTTCCAAGCATTTCCGATACTTATCTTACACCTCATCAAGCTGGCGCTGTAATGAATTAATTCTTATGTAACAGATAGaagatttaattttcctttttcttcgtCTTCGGGGATGCTTCAGTAATCAAAATCGCACTTGAGAGACAAACGCGATTGTTCGCTTTCATGAATAACCGATGTTCAATTGGCGCAAAACAAAAGCTGTCACCTACTTTGTGTCGCAGTTTATGCGCGTTTAtttaaagatagaaaaaaatcggCGTGTGAAATCGTGCCGACCTAATAACAGTTGATACAGTTTGATACAGTTACCTGTCTTTAACATTCGTTTAAGCAGAAAAAATTCAAACTGTATCGAATACTTTCGATccacaatgaaaaaaaaacgatcaaTATCTGCTCGCTTTCCAGTCGCTCCGACACTCGCGCGccaaaattatagtaattttcaCTGTAGTGATACAACgttgtaaataacaataaatgatGATGGTGTGGCCATGGGTATGTATAACAATGTTCTCCTTTCTTAACAATGGATTTGTCTatctgtgtttttttttatgtgccgCTTGCTCGCATGCCTttgcattcattttttttctgttaattaagttaattaaattcaatgttaattatattggaTCGTTAAAGACACCTTGTTGGATTTTGTTTtaggaattattaatttttaaatataaaatacaagatTTGTATTGacgaaatgtattatttaaacacagttgtaatataacaaattcaaattttttgtgtaaaccattttttatttttttaaaatgcaaaatttgagtaaaaataaataaatagtaaacttaaaaatttttaagtgatcaagatttataatatatacaaaccaaaaaatgtttacttttccaattttttaatattaatgttttaatgatATAGCTTAGAAATGTATTGATTAATAtgcaaagaaatgaaaaaaaattttaagtttggAAAAAACAAGAACCAACGAAATTCTTTAACAATCTAACAGCTTGTTCCAtgctttacttaaaaataaattgttccctatttttctttttttcgcaTCGGACGATGCGAATAGTGCGAATGATTGTGTTAATCTTGTCGACTTCTGATCGATTAGGAAAAgacagtaaattaaataagtctGCTAGTAACACCAATTCTAATATGATTCTGTCTTTTCGAGAAAATCCTTGCAACTAAATTAAGGATCGCTGAATTAAGATTGCTAAATAATCATGgcttataaatttctttcagATTATTCGGTAAATAGGAATTGCCGtgttttttagtatttattgaataattttattcttatttaaagtCCTTATTCATCTTTGTTTAAAATCGGTGGACACGATCAATTTATTaagatcattaaaatttaagagacatttttgtatcattttcatgatatttttatcatttttcaatttatatatgaataaaattttatatttttatgtttttatatacgtacaagtttttatttaaatttatttcagagatatttaattattattattttttatttatttactatttatttaagcatatatttatttaagcatatctatatttttatttaatattacatgttatatataatatattatatataatataatatatataatatttataaaatattaatgaaaagaaagtggtataaagataatatacgCTTTCTTTTCTATTACTTGCCATAaacagattaataattttatataattgcacatataattaattatatctggaaatatataaaagttatatacatttgtcttctttcattattatattaaacgaTATATTCGGTTATGGTTTGATTTGTTACTTACTCagagtatttaatttttattattaattttattattattacttgcaTTTTGGCAATTCCCATTTAACTTAACAATTTGACGAACTTGAGATATTTCTGCGCACAAATTATCTTCGATTTTGCACTGCTTTTTCAACTACATTTTGCGATTTCATCTTTAAATACAATGTTAAAAGAGGAaatacaatgtttaaaaaaagaattttgcagttaaagattaaaaaagtcGAAAAAAGAGATgagaaagatattaataaaatctacatattaaaaatattacaaattaattatatattttttttgtactataCATCgtaaaaaagatgtaaaattatataaaaaatgtgtgtatataaaaataacaaaacatattgtagaaatatataaaatttttataaaattactactttttatagtaattttgtCATTCTAattgttgtaaatttttatactataaaattataacaatattttgtaattttttttactgtaaatGGGTATAAGCTGTAATATTATATGACGTAATgataatattacacattatatttatgtttttatgttcgtatatcttaagataatcttaacatatattttaagataaattatatactatttgttttttagcgaattattattacatacatatttctataaaaactttaattgtaaatttgctCCAAGGAGAGGTAACTTATTGTTgccagtaattaaattaaataaatgaacaaCTATACAGTCGACTAACTGACATAATccttattaaagttttaatcacAATGTTTCGACCATCGGATTTGGTCCTTTTCAAGTGAATTATAGTCatgaattacaaaataatttgtttgatATTTGTCAGAAAATCAGAAATTTGAGTATGGCAATCATTTCATCGTCATATTCCGTTAATTTCTCTTCTCACATCACGACATTACATTATCTACGTGAGAGATATTGAGGTGTCGCGTTGTATTCAGCGTGATCTCCGCTTTGTAAATGTCACACGTTTAAGGGATATCTCAAGTTTGTCTGAGACGAAACGAAGGTAACGGAAAAAAATACCAGAGGGAAAGCCCGCACATATAAGAGACAGAGTGGCGAGCTGGAGCATTGTGGTCGTGTCTAGTGTGGCTAATGTGGTTGTGTCTTGTCTGTTGTGTCGTCAGCAAGAGCACGCGGGCTTGAACCCCACCGAGTCCATGACACGCGCGTTGATTAGCGATGATAATATCGCCCGCCAGTCCGCCCTTGGCCCTGTCCAGCTGGGGTACGTACTCCCATTACACTAGTTATTCCTTCCGTCCTTTGTCGTGCTAGATCCCAGGAATCCAAAGTTGAATGAGTATAGAAATCACAGGATGACTAAGATATCAAttctttgaatataaaaattacacgcAATAATGACGCAGGAATTCGAAGGCGCAGAAATTCGAGCTCCTCCCCATACACCACCGAGTATTgcaaaaactttttagaaagGTTTTAaccttttacattttatgtataatctACTTGGCGCGAGTCACTACCGTCTCTCTTGATATTCTGGAAGAATTCTGCAACATGTGAAATGCAAcagaaatgtttctaaaatctGTCATACactaaatttcaaaaaatatccggaagcaaaaaaataattaaaatattaagataatttcagaatgatttaaaagttacttttcgattttcacgatttttatgttattttaacttgtaataatattaaaacaaattaatataattatacatatgttttgTATGATGGGATTATGGGacgacaataattattttatatatacagtgtatagaaaaatttgagtTCTCAAAGTTGATGAATATTATCCAAATATAgactacaaatttttattttagtaagcatataaatattacacaaatacaatattatcttatacatatatacacacatacatatatatgaattttttaattaaatatattttagatattatatttaaacttattatacatattaatccGACTGCAAATactagataaaaatttaataaaaacaataatttgacaaaataatacaatagaaACACAATAATTTGACagatataatttctattgtaacttaatttttgcaattcttaaatataataaatttaaatagtacttttttattaagaaatgaaGTTAAAATACTGaagaaatgatatttaaacttattatttttaaaagataatgatctgcaatatttctaaaaggtaattattttagtaactttttagtaatattttagaaagattatagatttttttaataatttagtaagCTTTCAGGAATTTTTCCATAAGGTTTTTAGTGCAAGAGTCATGGAGATTTTACTATTTCCTAGCTGTCTGATAAATGTTGCAAATACATGTCTTTTATGAAACATGAAACATGAAATGTTTCACTTTTCAGTTAAAATCGTTTCGAAACATCTTTGAAAAAAGTGTTATATGGATCTGAATCATAAGGAAAAGGGTGCAGAATTAGAAGAAAAAgtcatttgttttaaaatttttttttttattattagatcaatatatttgaatctttttttttcaattcctCTTATATGattgattacattttaatcgatgtatttttgttaaataaactcttctttttaattatagctTAATTGTTTTagttatgttaattataatttgaaatataaaatttttatatttttttaaataaatgattaatccatttatttatgaagggattcaagaaaaaattattctgccttcccctcccctctaaaaaaacacaaaagataaaaaaaggctTTACAAGAAAGTGTCGCGATATATATCttgatataatcttttttttctatgttttgTGACTTTACATTAGCTACAAGTTGAAGccaaatcaaataaaaattaaacacaattcaaaaattttatttcttctgcTTGTCatttaaactgaaaaaaacTGTTTAGTTTTTTCTAGACacttaaacatataaaaaaattattttacacagcctaaaaatttttttttaattttttagtaagatgtttattattaattccatcctttttcttattgcagattaacaaaaattacatttgaggAACTTGGCGTTTTTATCTCCGAGAAACTTTGTAACTAtcggattttttaaattatttaattttcatgtgTAGGCAAAAAGGACAAGTTGGAATTTCTCcgaattcaattttttgcggCATCAATCCACGAAGAAGTTTGGATTCTTGGAATTTTTAACGCTTTGGATACTTGGTATCTTACTATCTCGATGTAGAAGTGTAGATCTTTGGAActgtattttcaatattttatcctTAGAGGTTTGAGATTTAAGAGAATTtgaaactataatattttcgattaaagtttatttcgcATTTAATGTTGcacatttaatgttataaatagtttatatattataagcattttattgtatgaaaatttatgtaatgttaTACGAAAAgcagataattataataaaaaatgaaaaaatgacAATATTTGAACCTGTAAGGATAGaaagatttagaaaaaatgtattaaactGTTTAATGGAATGTAAGGGCTTGACACAAATTCGACTCATATCCAGTAGTAAGAGATTTATTAGATCGTTGTATATGTAATCTTTATCTTTCCTTGATCTggaataactaaaaaatttatatagaatgattaatattatatttaacagttaaatcaatttgaaaatcatggaattaaaaaaaatttgttttggaCCAAAGTTGTAGGAGCTTaaagaggaaaaataattttaaaatggcaaaataaatttttgaaaaaattgattttctaaGTTACATAAAGATTATTGATATTTAGTTTTCTTTATGAAATactcacataaattttttatagaataatttgtAACATACAATTacatatcgtttttttttaataattatattcttaatattaattagtttagTTCGTATTCTATGCCTAAAAGCATTAACTTTTCCTCAAGTTCATTCGTCGTAAAAATTGTGATCTCTATTTGATGTACATTTATGCATACTCCATAGTGACTATGGTTGCGTTAGAAAACGTCACCTGAGTGCTCTCGGGtatcattttatctttattgttcGTTGAATGTGaaacaaggatagaatgatacccaATAGCACTCGGGTGACATTTTTGAACGCAGCTTATCTTGACAAAAACAATCTTAGTAGTTTGTTATTGCTGTCCAAGGCATAGAGtatggttaaaaaaaatataaaagaatagttcatgagatattttatttcacattaaaatatactagaataagataaaatatactagaaagtattttgtagattattttaatatttttatattaaatttacacagAATAATATAGGAAtcatgtataaaaaatcatacaattttattaacaaaatgtctTTATGTGACTTTCAAAAAgcaattatttcgaaaaattattttatttataagttccacaaaattctaatttttgtctaaaacatttttttctgaaatttaatgattttcaTTTGAAATAAAGCAATAATATCTTATGAcgattaaagtaataaaaaacgaCATTCAGAGTTCATTCAAGCACAAAATTGTTGTGCAAAATATAACTGAAACGAGAAAATTTtcattacataattacattacGTTTATAATGAATTTGTATGTAATGTACttttcttgtttaattaaatttttctttaatgtattaattttacacaacaATTTCCGTATCTGaatgaaactttatttaatttattgtttcaagATTATTTgattgtcaaaaataaaatgacatatatgtgtatgttttgcaataagatttttaatcgccctttttacagtaaaaataaaaattagatcgCGTAAAGGAattctctccttctttccatATACAATAAtctgataaaataaatgtattgacAACAAATCCCTATTTGACATAATTATGAACCGTATGAGCGTATTGTTTCCGTGATATACACTGTATGCTGTTTGTTGGAGTTTGTCGTTCAAAGAGGAATTTATCTCAAGGATCCCTATGCTAGTTAACAAGAAGGCCTCTGAGGTatgtagaaaaagaaaaaaaaatgagagagaAGGACCATGGCTACAGAAATCATCATTTCCCAAGTTTGGCTAGTAATATTACTGGGAAATCCGCATTGAGTCATTGATCGATACAGATTGAAGGCTTTGCTGTACCGGCTTCGTGACGAGAATCATCATGCTTCGTTTTTTCAACCACCGCCAAAAATATTGACCTTATGATAAATCTCATAATCGTGGCGAGTTTCACGcagttttttgcatttaatgcACATAGATCACCCTAAAGATCTAAAAATCTTTCGATCTcgttattactatttattaatatgattgTTTTCTGTCTCATCGCGTAAACAGCTTTGTCGCGGGAGTTATTCTGAGGGAACGCATCCCCGCGTTCGAGCGCATGCTGTGGCGCGCGTGCCGTGGAAATGTCTTTCTGCGCCAAGCTGAAATTGAGACCCCTTTGGAGGATCCTTCGACGGTGAGTACTCTTTTACTTTAAATCAGGATTTAGCGGTTAGAGGAAATCGGAAAAAGACAGGGAATCCAGGAATTTATTAACCTAACATAAGATTAAATTActtcaaacaattttaaagCTTTGGGCTTTActctttcaaaattatttaaaaaattttgtaattgtttgaCAGAATTCAAGAAATTGCCGTAatagataaaaagataaatgttttcttttcaaaaattacaaaactaaagtttatgtgttaaaaatgttgttaaaaatacaataaaagttaaattttgttttttattgtacttttaattttttttaattaatagagaattttactttttttttccccccttttattattcattgttCTTTTTAGGCTTTAATCAGGgaatttttccaaaaagtGGTCGgaaaaaatcaagaaatatttcttttctgtttCGCTAACAATTCTATAAATCAACGAATTTAAGATTGAGTCCAAATGGATTCTTACAtagattttaagaatattaataaaaggataaagcacttatttttataatagtaagTTCTTTGACACCGataagtattttaaacataaagataaagTTAAGATTGTCTATTTCGGTCTGCAGCGAATCTTGgtgttgaatataattttttcactaatttaatattcttatataaactgcgcgccgacagTTTTGTCAGTCTTGAAATACAGTTACTAGCTAGATATCGGTACTCaaaaacatctttaaaatCCCCTTTCCcgaaaaaactgtaaataattaattacaaaaaataatacctcagcTAGGATTCGAAGCCTGGATCTCCCATTATTTAATGAGGACGTCTTCCCAATTTGACTATCGAGACATTGGTTTTAATTCTTCGAAATAactagtatatttttaaaaaagttcttttttaagcgacatatatatataataatagcaaGTTAATCTCCgactaataaatgttttaaacataaagttaaaattgccTATTTTAATCTACAACcaagaatattaatagaaaaattgtattcagCACCAAGAGATCCGCTATACAAATAGACAATCTTAActttatctttatgtttaaaGCATTCATCGGACGAACAATTAACTTActaatattgtatacataGCGCCTGAAAAAGAACGTTCTTTAAGATATACTGATTATTGCGAAGAATATCATATGCCTTGATAGTCGAATTAGGAAGGAAAGATGCCCTCAGGGAATAATGGGAGATCTAGGTTCGAATTCTGActgaggtattattttttgcaataaattatttacaagttttttggggaaaaaGGGAATTTTAAAGATGCTTCTGACCATGACCATCGACATATCTAACTAGTAACTATATTTCAAGACTGACAAAATTGTCGGTACGTAGTTTATTATGAGCtaagaatattaaagtaataaaaaaattatgtccaGCGCCAAAATCCGCTGTAAACCGAAATAGGCTATCTtaactttgtttaaaacacttatttcaatttatgttttaatcaGAGACTTCCATACTGATTCGGAAATGATGGATTTATAGGGAGATCAGGTGTACAAGTCCGtcttcattattttcttccaaGGCGATCAGTTGAAGACTCGCGTAAAGAAGATCTGCGAAGGTTTCAGGGCGACATTGTATCCCTGTCCGGAGGCGCCAGCTGATCGTAGGGAAATGGCTATGGGCGTTATGACTCGCATTGAAGATTTGAACACTGTGAGAattcatattttcttatatgaACTTTAtccattaatttgttaattaattaaatggttTGTTGTTCTTAAAACGGATTGATTCACACATCTTACTTTTGTTCTCAAAACCATATacctattaattatattattattagatgatattcttaattttgatgcattaagaaaatttcttgtaaatttaatgaaaattttatttaacaaacatTAATTCGATCTTGATTTTCAGGTCTTAGGACAGACGCAGGACCATCGTCATCGTGTCCTTGTGGCTGCTGCAAAGAACATCAAGAACTGGTTTATCAAGGTCCGCAAGATTAAGGCGATCTATCATACTCTGAATCTTTTCAATTTGGATGTCACTCAGAAGTGCCTGATCGCTGAATGCTGGGTGCCTGTTCTGGATATCGAGACCATTCAACTGGCGTTGAGACGCGGAACGGTAATCAATAcgaatttcaataaatttttgtattgcgAAATTGAAGATTAACGTTCACTCTGTCGTCACTAGGAGCGCAGCGGAAGTTCCGTTCCTCCCATTCTGAACCGTATGGAAACTTTCGAGGATCCGCCGACATACAATCGAACGAACAAGTTCACAAAAGGGTTTCAGGTGTTAATTGACGCTTATGGAGTCGCGTCTTACCGCGAGATGAATCCCGCGCCCTACACCATCATCACATTCCCGTTTCTGTTCGCGATAATGTTTGGTGACACTGGCCACGGTCTCATTATGTTCCTGTTTGGGGGTTGGATGGTGCTTAAGGAGAAACCACTGGCGGCTAAAAAGAGCGACAACGAGATCTGGAATATTTTCTTCGGCGGCCGTTACATCATCTTTCTCATGGGCATCTTTTCTATGTACACCGGTCTAATTTACAATGACGTATTTTCCAAATCGCTCAACATCTTCGGATCCAACTGGATGGTGAACTACAATAAAAGTACCATCCGGCACAACAGAGAGCTGCAATTGGATCCGAATTCGACCGCTTATTTTGACTATCCGTATCCGTTCGGCATGGACCCGGTATGGCAATTGGCGGAAAATAAGATCATCTTCCAGAATTCGTTTAAAATGAAGATTTCTATTATCTTTGGCGTGCTGCATATGCTGTTCGGCGTGGTGGTAGGATTGTGGAACCACATGTACTTCAAGAGACGCATGAACATCACCTGTGAGTTCGTGCCGCAAATAATCTTCCTCACGGCGCTATTCTTCTATATGGTGTTGCTCATGATTATCAAATGGGTAAAATACGGCCCGAAAAATGATCCGCTTGTGGGCCCCGGTTGCGCACCCTCAGTTCTTATCACTTTCATTAATATGGTTCTCTTCAAGCCCGCCGCTAAGGTCGGCAATTGCGATCCTTATATGTATGGCGGTCAGAGCGGCTTACAAAAGTTCCTGGTGGTCGTAGCTCTGCTCTGCGTGCCGTGGATGCTGCTAGGGAAGCCGGTCATGATGCTACGTAATCGTAGAAAACAGCACTATCAGCTCAACAATCACGGTGCCGAAAACGGTGATGTGGAAGCTAGTATGGGGACTCTTCAGCAGAGTGGAGGCGTCACTCAGAGTGGGGGTGGCGGTCCCGGTCacaaggaggaggaggaagacaTGACGGAGGTGTTTATCCATCAAGGTATTCACACCATCGAGTACGTTCTCGGCAGCGTGTCGCACACCGCGTCTTACTTGCGTCTCTGGGCCTTGTCTCTGGCCCATGCCCAGCTGTCCGAAGTGCTCTGGAACATGGTGATGAGAAATGGTCTGGCAAGGGAAGGTTGGGACGGCGGAATCGTCCTCTACGCCATCTTTGCCTTTTGGGCGGTGCTCACTGTAGGCATCCTTGTACTCATGGAAGGCCTTTCGGCATTTTTGCACACGCTTCGTTTGCATTGGTAagagattttatttgtaaatgtaatctttattttctatcttttgatttacttttatatatctttttgattttatattgtgtcaacatattatgtaaatttaatcatatttaccTCATTTTTCACACGTTTGCTCTTATTACTACACTTGCACATCATCTCGCGACATGCATACGGTAACTCTCGCAGAATAACAGACATCACTTTCGCGAACTTTATCAACCTAGCTAACTTATCAATTTGTGTCACTCAAAGGCATTAGATCAGACATCGCGTCATATCAAGACCGCGCAAAAAAAATCGTGATGATAGTATGAGTAATAACGTGGTGAGAAGTTGATATACGATGATTAGTGTCAGTAAAGTTGAATACCAAAAATCCGAATACTGAAACACTATTAAAGTGGCAACGAATTCATCTTCGGCTCGTGCATCCACTTCTCACACTCGTGGGAAATGACAGACTTTCCGCACTTGTTAcacaatgtattatttttactttaaaccgcttaataaaaaaacagacaaaataatacataacaaGTGTGAAagatcgaattttttttaacacgaGAAGAGTGGCCGTACGAGCCGAAGGCGAAGGCATTC includes the following:
- the LOC105828581 gene encoding V-type proton ATPase 116 kDa subunit a1 isoform X4 translates to MGSLFRSEEMTLCQLFLQSEAAYACVSELGELGLVQFRDLNPDVNAFQRKFVNEVRRCDEMERKLRYLEKEIKKDGIPMLDTGENPEAPQPREMIDLEATFEKLENELREVNQNAEALKRNFLELTELKHILRKTQVFFDEHLYTAADTVGAQYRNPLSFVAGVILRERIPAFERMLWRACRGNVFLRQAEIETPLEDPSTGDQVYKSVFIIFFQGDQLKTRVKKICEGFRATLYPCPEAPADRREMAMGVMTRIEDLNTVLGQTQDHRHRVLVAAAKNIKNWFIKVRKIKAIYHTLNLFNLDVTQKCLIAECWVPVLDIETIQLALRRGTERSGSSVPPILNRMETFEDPPTYNRTNKFTKGFQVLIDAYGVASYREMNPAPYTIITFPFLFAIMFGDTGHGLIMFLFGGWMVLKEKPLAAKKSDNEIWNIFFGGRYIIFLMGIFSMYTGLIYNDVFSKSLNIFGSNWMVNYNKSTIRHNRELQLDPNSTAYFDYPYPFGMDPVWQLAENKIIFQNSFKMKISIIFGVLHMLFGVVVGLWNHMYFKRRMNITCEFVPQIIFLTALFFYMVLLMIIKWVKYGPKNDPLVGPGCAPSVLITFINMVLFKPAAKVGNCDPYMYGGQSGLQKFLVVVALLCVPWMLLGKPVMMLRNRRKQHYQLNNHGAENGDVEASMGTLQQSGGVTQSGGGGPGHKEEEEDMTEVFIHQGIHTIEYVLGSVSHTASYLRLWALSLAHAQLSEVLWNMVMRNGLAREGWDGGIVLYAIFAFWAVLTVGILVLMEGLSAFLHTLRLHWVEFQSKFYAGLGYSFQPFSFEIILDAAQATTED
- the LOC105828581 gene encoding V-type proton ATPase 116 kDa subunit a1 isoform X1 — its product is MGSLFRSEEMTLCQLFLQSEAAYACVSELGELGLVQFRDLNPDVNAFQRKFVNEVRRCDEMERKLRYLEKEIKKDGIPMLDTGENPEAPQPREMIDLEATFEKLENELREVNQNAEALKRNFLELTELKHILRKTQVFFDEAEHGGVVSQMADPSREEEQVTLLGEEGLRAGGQALKLGFVAGVILRERIPAFERMLWRACRGNVFLRQAEIETPLEDPSTGDQVYKSVFIIFFQGDQLKTRVKKICEGFRATLYPCPEAPADRREMAMGVMTRIEDLNTVLGQTQDHRHRVLVAAAKNIKNWFIKVRKIKAIYHTLNLFNLDVTQKCLIAECWVPVLDIETIQLALRRGTERSGSSVPPILNRMETFEDPPTYNRTNKFTKGFQVLIDAYGVASYREMNPAPYTIITFPFLFAIMFGDTGHGLIMFLFGGWMVLKEKPLAAKKSDNEIWNIFFGGRYIIFLMGIFSMYTGLIYNDVFSKSLNIFGSNWMVNYNKSTIRHNRELQLDPNSTAYFDYPYPFGMDPVWQLAENKIIFQNSFKMKISIIFGVLHMLFGVVVGLWNHMYFKRRMNITCEFVPQIIFLTALFFYMVLLMIIKWVKYGPKNDPLVGPGCAPSVLITFINMVLFKPAAKVGNCDPYMYGGQSGLQKFLVVVALLCVPWMLLGKPVMMLRNRRKQHYQLNNHGAENGDVEASMGTLQQSGGVTQSGGGGPGHKEEEEDMTEVFIHQGIHTIEYVLGSVSHTASYLRLWALSLAHAQLSEVLWNMVMRNGLAREGWDGGIVLYAIFAFWAVLTVGILVLMEGLSAFLHTLRLHWVEFQSKFYAGLGYSFQPFSFEIILDAAQATTED
- the LOC105828581 gene encoding V-type proton ATPase 116 kDa subunit a1 isoform X5, translating into MADPSREEEQVTLLGEEGLRAGGQALKLGFVAGVILRERIPAFERMLWRACRGNVFLRQAEIETPLEDPSTGDQVYKSVFIIFFQGDQLKTRVKKICEGFRATLYPCPEAPADRREMAMGVMTRIEDLNTVLGQTQDHRHRVLVAAAKNIKNWFIKVRKIKAIYHTLNLFNLDVTQKCLIAECWVPVLDIETIQLALRRGTERSGSSVPPILNRMETFEDPPTYNRTNKFTKGFQVLIDAYGVASYREMNPAPYTIITFPFLFAIMFGDTGHGLIMFLFGGWMVLKEKPLAAKKSDNEIWNIFFGGRYIIFLMGIFSMYTGLIYNDVFSKSLNIFGSNWMVNYNKSTIRHNRELQLDPNSTAYFDYPYPFGMDPVWQLAENKIIFQNSFKMKISIIFGVLHMLFGVVVGLWNHMYFKRRMNITCEFVPQIIFLTALFFYMVLLMIIKWVKYGPKNDPLVGPGCAPSVLITFINMVLFKPAAKVGNCDPYMYGGQSGLQKFLVVVALLCVPWMLLGKPVMMLRNRRKQHYQLNNHGAENGDVEASMGTLQQSGGVTQSGGGGPGHKEEEEDMTEVFIHQGIHTIEYVLGSVSHTASYLRLWALSLAHAQLSEVLWNMVMRNGLAREGWDGGIVLYAIFAFWAVLTVGILVLMEGLSAFLHTLRLHWVEFQSKFYAGLGYSFQPFSFEIILDAAQATTED
- the LOC105828581 gene encoding V-type proton ATPase 116 kDa subunit a1 isoform X2, with amino-acid sequence MGSLFRSEEMTLCQLFLQSEAAYACVSELGELGLVQFRDLNPDVNAFQRKFVNEVRRCDEMERKLRYLEKEIKKDGIPMLDTGENPEAPQPREMIDLEATFEKLENELREVNQNAEALKRNFLELTELKHILRKTQVFFDEQEHAGLNPTESMTRALISDDNIARQSALGPVQLGFVAGVILRERIPAFERMLWRACRGNVFLRQAEIETPLEDPSTGDQVYKSVFIIFFQGDQLKTRVKKICEGFRATLYPCPEAPADRREMAMGVMTRIEDLNTVLGQTQDHRHRVLVAAAKNIKNWFIKVRKIKAIYHTLNLFNLDVTQKCLIAECWVPVLDIETIQLALRRGTERSGSSVPPILNRMETFEDPPTYNRTNKFTKGFQVLIDAYGVASYREMNPAPYTIITFPFLFAIMFGDTGHGLIMFLFGGWMVLKEKPLAAKKSDNEIWNIFFGGRYIIFLMGIFSMYTGLIYNDVFSKSLNIFGSNWMVNYNKSTIRHNRELQLDPNSTAYFDYPYPFGMDPVWQLAENKIIFQNSFKMKISIIFGVLHMLFGVVVGLWNHMYFKRRMNITCEFVPQIIFLTALFFYMVLLMIIKWVKYGPKNDPLVGPGCAPSVLITFINMVLFKPAAKVGNCDPYMYGGQSGLQKFLVVVALLCVPWMLLGKPVMMLRNRRKQHYQLNNHGAENGDVEASMGTLQQSGGVTQSGGGGPGHKEEEEDMTEVFIHQGIHTIEYVLGSVSHTASYLRLWALSLAHAQLSEVLWNMVMRNGLAREGWDGGIVLYAIFAFWAVLTVGILVLMEGLSAFLHTLRLHWVEFQSKFYAGLGYSFQPFSFEIILDAAQATTED